The sequence below is a genomic window from Dictyostelium discoideum AX4 chromosome 5 chromosome, whole genome shotgun sequence.
ttttatttgtttttttatttattttatttcatttattttattttatttatttgttttattattattttttaattattatgatttttattttttttggttattgTTACCCATTTCATCATCGTCATTGTTATccatttcatcatcatcattgttATCCATTTCTTCATCATAGAAGTCATCCTCCTCATCATTTCCACCCTTGGGTACAACAAAAAATTCATCTTCACTTTGTtcatcactatcatcattattatcatcatgattatctttgttgttgtcttGATCAGAgttttgaattgattgatttgaattattatttatttgatttgatttatatatatgatcaaaatcaattgttgtgtgtattaaaaatttttccCAAGTATTATCTTTTGCTAAAACCTTATAGGTACCAATAACGTATAAACCTAACTTGGCTCTTGTTAGTGCTACATTGATACGTCTACGATCTGAGAGGAAACCAATACCAAATTTTTCGATTGATCTTACACATGACATAATGATGATATCTTTTTCTGAACCTTGAACACCATCAATTGTTGAAactgaaatatttaaattatgatGTTCAGATCTATTTAGTTGTTCTTTGATTTGATTCATTTGTAATTTATAGGGAGTAATTATACCAAATGATAGCTTTTTACATTCTggatatttttcaattagtTCCTTTATTAAAGTAAATACcttatcaatttcatcttGATTCATTAtggattttttaataactttttgatttgattttggtaaatcaaaaaatttcatcGGTCCAAATGAAGGATCGAAATGGAATTTACAATTGTTATAGGAATCTATTGAAACGTTTTCACCATCTTTTAAAGTTCCGTTATAGAATTCTTCAGATATGAATTTTGATGTCACTGGATGCATACGATATTgtgtatttaaaaattggacATCGATCGATTTGGCTAAtctttcaaataatgatatttttaaaccaCAGTCAGCACCTTGTTTGGAAAAAATAGTTGGTGGCAATTGAACTGGATCACCAACTaaaattaactttttaaCAGAACCTAATGATAGTGGAATAATTGAGGTTGGTTCTGAAGATTGCGTAGATTCATCAATCAAAACAATATCTGGAGAAAAGTTTTCAAAAATAGCCTTTGAACCACTTCCAGCTAAAGTTGAGAAAACAATAGACGCTGATTTGATGAGGTTAATTCTTCTtgatgaatttttatttttaagagAAATTTTTTGACATTCTGGtgatattttttcttttctgcCAGTTCTAACCATGTTTGGTTTAAATATTTGACCATCACTatttaatagattttttaaacatcTTTTTGCAACTTCATCTACTGATGCATGTGAAGGACCACATACCAAAATTTTGAACTTTTTGTCAATAGCTAATAAAACTGAAAGTAAATAATTGATGGTTGTGGTTTTACCTGTACCTGGTGGACCTTGAATCAATGTTATACCACTCTCAACTAAAGATGATTTAATAGCATTAAGTTgtgattcatttaatttttctttacaAATTGTTTCCAAGGTTGGTGggaatttcatcattttttggttcaaattattattgcaCCCTGGATTAAAAATaagatttttaataaatggtGATGCCTTAAATTCTTGAATGCTTCTAATGAATGTTACactatttgaaattttattataatgaaTTGATGATTGAGTACTTGAATTTAATGACTTAGTAAAAAAGTGTGTTGGATTTGAATATAACAAATCGCAAACTATTGATTGTTGATGTAGGCTACCTTGCATTAAATTTGAAGTTTTTCTTACTATTCCAAATGTAAATTTTGTGCCATCTAAGCCTATTactttgaataataatatatcacCTACTGAAATTTCTTCCAGTTTATTTCTATTACCATGAATGATTAGTTCAACAGTTATAAATTTAGTTTGACGACTTATTTGGACAACTTCAATTGCttcattcattttaattttatcgaAACCTTCAAAAGTTCCATCTTTTGCACTATTAATCCCATTAAGTGCATTAATTCCATTTTCAACTTGAGCTCTAAAGTCATCGAAAATTAATGGTTTATTTACTATTTGGTATTCTTTTTCTCCTGTATAATTATCTGATAATTCACCTATACCATTTGGTTTTAGCAATGGTATTTTCGAAGGTTCACAACttaaaattagatttaaagTTTCATCTGGACTTATTGATATTACATCAACATAACTGTATATGTAATCAGCCTTAAtctttgtattattattattattatcattattatttgattttttggtTCCAATGCTATGGACAGAtattgtttcatttttaaataattgatgaatttcaataaataataattctaaaacaGTTTCTAATCTTTCAGAttcattcaattgaaaatttggAATCTTTATTATTGGAGATATCTTTGATTGAAAATCTTGAATCATTGTAACTTTAGATTTCTCTAAACACCTTGGAtcgaatttaattttgttttttgctAATTcactttttaaatcattgaaGGTAGTTCTATTACCTTTTGTTAAATTCCTTAACTCTATATTCTGGTAGTGATGATTAAACTCTATTAAAGCCATTAATGTTAATGTTTTTTGATATATCAAATTGACAGAACTTTTACGACTTAAATTTTCAGAgggaatcaattgatttagagttctattacaattattaatctGTTGTTCAAATGATTTTGTATCTTCTTCAATGAtcctttttaatttgtttaatttgttttggttattgttttcattctttaataatttattcaattcaTTGAGAATAAAAAGAACACTCTTAGGATcttcaaatattttcattaataaactattttttaaacttttttcaatatcaattgTACTAGCTATTGGATTTGATAATGTTTGTTTTGGAGTTGTTATCATATCTAGTTTTGGTAAAGCAATTGTAGCTGGTATTGAAGTTGGGACAGCCGctggtgttgttgttaatGTTGGTACAACTTGgtttgtagtagtagttgtatTTAAACTTGGAGTTGGTAACAATGGGACCAATTTTGGAAGTGATATATCTTtgaataattcattaatatctttaaacttttttaatcttATTGAGTTTTCCATATGAATAAATTCAACAATAATTCTAAAGAAAGAATTTTGGATTGAAGAAGCAATATTTCTATCTGTTACAAAAGGATCCAATACGATCATAGTACTTTTTAGCAAATCTTCATTAACAAGGGATGATCTTTTAAGTAATGGGCCATTTTTACATAGTGTACCACCGCCACTTGAATGACTGATTGAAATAATATTCTCCTTATAGTTGAAAATTGAATAGTAGTTAAAGAATAGGTAGAAAAGttgatcaatttttaatttatttttacttgaATCAAACTTatcaaaacttttaaattcataaaattcaaaagaatcaattcgttttaaaattggatttGTTGAATAGCTATTTAATAGTTGAGGTGATTTAGTTTGTAAATTTGGTAGAATTGGTGTACTAATCGATTGAAGGAAGTGAATTACCATATTAACCAAACAGAAGGAACTAAATGTATGTTTTGATGCGTCATTCAAATTTTTACAGCTTGCCCACCATTTAACCAATAATGATAGAATGATATATCTATTATCTATGGAACAATATTctttcaataataatgaattaaaataagCCTTTGATGAATTGCAGCTCATATCGAAATGATACTTTGATGATTTCTCTACAAACCTAATTATTGGTACAGTTGCACTTAATCTCTTTTCAATGATTGTGTATAACTTTGTTGACTCTAAATATTTGGAAACCACCTCTAAATGAGTTacttgattttcattttgattgattttgaaattaacaTCTAAATCACTACCCTCTAATGATAATCCAGTTAAAAATGAACCATAGAGTTGAATAGATGAATccttaaatttatttgataaaaacaTTTCCAATCTATTGAAacttttttcctttttacTAACTCttttacatttaattttgttgaatAGGATAATAAGATCATGGGTTATAGCTTTTTGATGTTTtggaatttgataatttaaataaaaatctggTATATATTCCTTTAAATAATATGccatatttaatatattttttttaaaatcattactaTGATATCCTTCTTCAGTAGGTTGTTCTTTTCTAAAGGCCTCAAATAGTTTTATTGGGTAATCATCACCAATATTTTTTCTACTCTcagttttattttcattaaattctttgTAAATGTTGttgaaaattgtaatttcatcattattttcatcatcatcatcatcatcatcatcatcatcatcatcatcatcattatcattatcattattattattataattattattattatttaaagtatttGAGTTTGAGTTTGAGTTTGAGTTTGAGGTTGGTTTTTGAGTTTGAGTTTGAGGTTGAGATTGCGTTTGTGTGATTTTTATAACATCTGGAACCTGTTTTAAAATGCCAGTAGCCAATGaagtttcttttaataatctaACCTCTTCAAATAGATTTTTAATGGTCATGATTATATTTCCACCATCGAAAGGAAGAGAAAAATTAGggatttcaaaataaatagatGCACCATCAAtgatttcaattggttttgaaAATTCACTAAGATTTCttgtaaatattttcttAATTCCAAATCTTGACTGAACACTTTCCAATATTGCTGaacattttgaaaaatttaatccATAAGCTTTGCAATGctcttttaaatattttctttgacaaaaaaaattaaattcaatgacCATTCTTAGAACAAGATATTGATTGTAAAAAAtacttgatttaattgattcattggattgattttttaacattGCCTTCAAACTATGTAATAATTTACCTAATAAACCATCTCTTCTacttttagattttttaacaaaatctttcattaaatttaattctatttcATTGcctttaaattgatttttaaaactatctATTACTTGAATTTGATCATTAATATCGATTTCTTTGaaaaccaattcaaaaatattattcCTTTGCgcttttttgattattaaaaaaaaaaaagaaaaaaaaaaaaaaaaaaaattaatataaataaatatataaataaataaataaataaataagtaaataataaaaaaataaataaatgataaataataattaaataaattatctaaaaattaatattaaaaaaatatttacacatcttggtttatttatttatttattcaataaataaaaaaaaaagttgaaaattaaatgtaaaaaatgatttaaatatttttttatagggagaagtttaaaaaaaaaaaacgatttaaattttttttttataggttttgtttttttttttttgaatcaagggaaaattttaaaaaaaaaaaaaaaaaaaaaattttaaaaatcgtaaaattcatcaattattaaaaaatctgagacatgaaaattataatggacataattaaaaaataatttattattattttatttatttggtttattttgttttattttagaacCTTCAAAAGTTCCAACTTGCAGTAgcgataatgaaattaaactgtgggattaaaaataattataataaaaaaaaaaaaaaacaagatagaaattattttatttattttattttatttattttatttttatttttatttattttttttattttatttattttatttattattattattttttattatcatgatttttattttctttgtCGTTGTTGCCCATTTCATCATCGTCATTGTTATccatttcatcatcattgttATCcatttcttcatcatcataaaAGTCATCCTCCTCATCATTTCCACCCTTGGGTACAACAAAAAATTCATCTTCACTTTGTtcatcactatcatcattattgtcatcatgattattattattattattattatttgttatttctccaccattattttcattctttatctctaattgattttcattttcttttttattttcattttcattttcatttttattttcatttttattttcgttttcgttttcattttcattttcatttttatttttattttcattttcatttttattttcattttcattttcattttcacttttattatcaatagtattattattatgattatctTTGTTGTCTTGGTTAGAgttttgaattgattgaattgaattattatttatttgatttgatttatatatctgatcaaaatcaattgttgagtattttaaaaaatttccccaagtattatctttttctaaGACCCAAGAGGTACCAATAACGTATAAACCTAACTTGGCTCTTGTTAGTGCTACATTGATACGTCTACGATCTGAGAGGAAACCAATTCCATATTTTTCGGTACATCTTACACATGACATGATAATGATATCTTTTTCTGAACCTTGAACACCATCAATTGTTGAAactgaaatatttaaataacgATGTTCAGATCTGTTTAATTGTTCTTTGATTTGAATCATTTGTAATTTATAGGGAGTAATTATACCAAATGATAGCTTTTTACATTCTggatatttttcaattagtTCCTTTATTAAAGTAAATACcttatcaatttcatcttGATTCATTAtggattttttaataactatTTGATCtgattttggtaaattaaaaaatttcattggCCCGAATGAAGGATCGAAATGGAATTTACAATTGTTAAAGGAGTCTATCGAAACATTTTCACCATCTTTTAAAGTTCCGTTATAGAATTCTTCAGATATGAATTTTGATATCACTGGATGCATACGATATTgtgtatttaaaaattggacATCGATCGATTTGGCTAAtctttcaaataatgatatttttaaaccaCAGTCAGCACcatcttttgaaaaaatagtTGGTGCTAATTGAACTGGGTCACCAACTaaaattaactttttaataGAACCTAATGATAGTGGAATAATTGAGGTTGGTTCTGAAGATTGTGTAGATTCATCAATCAAAACAATATCTGGAGAAAAGTTTTCAAAAATAGCCTTTGAACCACTTCCAGCTAAAGTTGAGAAAACAATAGAGGTTGACTTGATGAGGTTAATTCTTCTtgatgaatttttatttttaagagAAATTTTTTGACATTCTGGtgatattttttcttttctgcCAGTTCTAACCATGTTCGGTTTAAAATTTTGACCATCACTatttaatagattttttaaacatcTTTTTGCAACTTCATCTACTGATGCATGTGAAGGACCACATACCAAAATTTTGAACTTTTTGTCAATAGCTAATAAAACTGAAAGTAAATAATTGATGGTTGTGGTTTTACCTGTACCTGGTGGACCTTGAATCAATGTTATACCACTCTCAACTAAAGATGATTTAATAGCATTAAGTTgtgattcatttaatttttctttacaAATTGTTTCCAAGGTTGGTGggaatttcatcattttttggttcgaattattattattattattattatgtccTGGATTATAAATaagatttttaataaatggtGATGCCTTAAATTCTTGAATGGTTCTAATGAATGTTACactatttgaaattttaatataatcaaTTGATGATCTAGTGCTTGGATTTAATGATAAAGTAAAAACATATGTTGGATTTGAATCAAACAAATCACAAACTATTGATTGTTGATGTAGGCTACCTTGCATTAAATTTGAAGTTTTTCTTACTATTCCAAATATAAACTTTGTGCCATCTAAGCCTATTACTTTGAATAGTAATATATCACCTACTGAAATTTCTTCcaatttatttctattaccATGAATGATAAGCTCAACAGTTTCAAATTCAGTTTGACGACTTCTTTGGACAACCTCAATTGAttcattcattttaattttatcgaAACCTTCTAAAGTACCATCTTTTTTACTTAGAATGATCCCATTGAGTGCATTAATTCCATTTTCAACTTGAGCTCTAAAGTCATCGAAAATTAATGGTCTCATTAAGTTTTGATATTGTTTATCTC
It includes:
- a CDS encoding hypothetical protein (Q9VYS3 Regulator of nonsense transcripts 1 homolog), with amino-acid sequence MVIHFLQSISTPILPNLHTKSPQLLNSYSTNPILKRIDSFEFYEFKSFDKFDSSKNKLKIDQLFYLFFNYYSIFNYKENIISISHSSGGGSLCKNGPLLKRSSLVNEALLKSTMIVLDPFITDRNIASSIQNSFFRIIIEFIHMENSIRLKKFKDINELFKDISLPTLVSLLPITNTTTNTNITKTVAPTPTSTTNSTSKPAPPTTTTTTNSTSKPTPLTTKTSKPATINVEKGLENSLLMKIFQNPQNVVFILSELENLLKNENNIRNQLNKLKKIIEEEKDSFSQQISNCNKTLKQLIPSENTSCKSSVNLIFQKTLTLMALIEFNHHYQYIELRNLTKDNRTNFNDLNSELAKSKIKFDPKSIKEDKITMIKDFRSKISSIIKIPTFQLNESERLETVIELLFNEIHQLFQMETGSVFVIQKSKNNNNNNNNNKANYIYDYVDVMSISPEETLNLILSCQPSKIPLLRATGIDELSDNFTGDKQYQNLMRPLIFDDFRAQVENGINALNGIILSKKDGTLEGFDKIKMNESIEVVQRSRQTEFETVELIIHGNRNKLEEISVGDILLFKVIGLDGTKFIFGIVRKTSNLMQGSLHQQSIVCDLFDSNPTYVFTLSLNPSTRSSIDYIKISNSVTFIRTIQEFKASPFIKNLIYNPGHNNNNNNNSNQKMMKFPPTLETICKEKLNESQLNAIKSSLVESGITLIQGPPGTGKTTTINYLLSVLLAIDKKFKILVCGPSHASVDEVAKRCLKNLLNSDGQNFKPNMVRTGRKEKISPECQKISLKNKNSSRRINLIKSTSIVFSTLAGSGSKAIFENFSPDIVLIDESTQSSEPTSIIPLSLGSIKKLILVGDPVQLAPTIFSKDGADCGLKISLFERLAKSIDVQFLNTQYRMHPVISKFISEEFYNGTLKDGENVSIDSFNNCKFHFDPSFGPMKFFNLPKSDQIVIKKSIMNQDEIDKVFTLIKELIEKYPECKKLSFGIITPYKLQMIQIKEQLNRSEHRYLNISVSTIDGVQGSEKDIIIMSCVRCTEKYGIGFLSDRRRINVALTRAKLGLYVIGTSWVLEKDNTWGNFLKYSTIDFDQIYKSNQINNNSIQSIQNSNQDNKDNHNNNTIDNKSENENENENKNENENKNKNENENENENENKNENKNENENENKKENENQLEIKNENNGGEITNNNNNNNNHDDNNDDSDEQSEDEFFVVPKGGNDEEDDFYDDEEMDNNDDEMDNNDDDEMGNNDKENKNHDNKK
- a CDS encoding hypothetical protein (Q9VYS3 Regulator of nonsense transcripts 1 homolog), which produces MSQRNNIFELVFKEIDINDQIQVIDSFKNQFKGNEIELNLMKDFVKKSKSRRDGLLGKLLHSLKAMLKNQSNESIKSSIFYNQYLVLRMVIEFNFFCQRKYLKEHCKAYGLNFSKCSAILESVQSRFGIKKIFTRNLSEFSKPIEIIDGASIYFEIPNFSLPFDGGNIIMTIKNLFEEVRLLKETSLATGILKQVPDVIKITQTQSQPQTQTQKPTSNSNSNSNSNTLNNNNNYNNNNDNDNDDDDDDDDDDDDDDENNDEITIFNNIYKEFNENKTESRKNIGDDYPIKLFEAFRKEQPTEEGYHSNDFKKNILNMAYYLKEYIPDFYLNYQIPKHQKAITHDLIILFNKIKCKRVSKKEKSFNRLEMFLSNKFKDSSIQLYGSFLTGLSLEGSDLDVNFKINQNENQVTHLEVVSKYLESTKLYTIIEKRLSATVPIIRFVEKSSKYHFDMSCNSSKAYFNSLLLKEYCSIDNRYIILSLLVKWWASCKNLNDASKHTFSSFCLVNMVIHFLQSISTPILPNLQTKSPQLLNSYSTNPILKRIDSFEFYEFKSFDKFDSSKNKLKIDQLFYLFFNYYSIFNYKENIISISHSSGGGTLCKNGPLLKRSSLVNEDLLKSTMIVLDPFVTDRNIASSIQNSFFRIIVEFIHMENSIRLKKFKDINELFKDISLPKLVPLLPTPSLNTTTTTNQVVPTLTTTPAAVPTSIPATIALPKLDMITTPKQTLSNPIASTIDIEKSLKNSLLMKIFEDPKSVLFILNELNKLLKNENNNQNKLNKLKRIIEEDTKSFEQQINNCNRTLNQLIPSENLSRKSSVNLIYQKTLTLMALIEFNHHYQNIELRNLTKGNRTTFNDLKSELAKNKIKFDPRCLEKSKVTMIQDFQSKISPIIKIPNFQLNESERLETVLELLFIEIHQLFKNETISVHSIGTKKSNNNDNNNNNTKIKADYIYSYVDVISISPDETLNLILSCEPSKIPLLKPNGIGELSDNYTGEKEYQIVNKPLIFDDFRAQVENGINALNGINSAKDGTFEGFDKIKMNEAIEVVQISRQTKFITVELIIHGNRNKLEEISVGDILLFKVIGLDGTKFTFGIVRKTSNLMQGSLHQQSIVCDLLYSNPTHFFTKSLNSSTQSSIHYNKISNSVTFIRSIQEFKASPFIKNLIFNPGCNNNLNQKMMKFPPTLETICKEKLNESQLNAIKSSLVESGITLIQGPPGTGKTTTINYLLSVLLAIDKKFKILVCGPSHASVDEVAKRCLKNLLNSDGQIFKPNMVRTGRKEKISPECQKISLKNKNSSRRINLIKSASIVFSTLAGSGSKAIFENFSPDIVLIDESTQSSEPTSIIPLSLGSVKKLILVGDPVQLPPTIFSKQGADCGLKISLFERLAKSIDVQFLNTQYRMHPVTSKFISEEFYNGTLKDGENVSIDSYNNCKFHFDPSFGPMKFFDLPKSNQKVIKKSIMNQDEIDKVFTLIKELIEKYPECKKLSFGIITPYKLQMNQIKEQLNRSEHHNLNISVSTIDGVQGSEKDIIIMSCVRSIEKFGIGFLSDRRRINVALTRAKLGLYVIGTYKVLAKDNTWEKFLIHTTIDFDHIYKSNQINNNSNQSIQNSDQDNNKDNHDDNNDDSDEQSEDEFFVVPKGGNDEEDDFYDEEMDNNDDDEMDNNDDDEMGNNNQKK